The Roseococcus microcysteis genome contains a region encoding:
- a CDS encoding circularly permuted type 2 ATP-grasp protein encodes MRAAYAAVAAWLERTPPAELEAKRAEAELLFRRVGITFAVYGEGGDPERLIPFDIIPRVLARSEWDRLSAGLSQRVRALNAFLADAYGKQEILKAGVIPASLVTGNEQFRPEMQGFQPPGGVYTHIAGIDLVRTGPDQFYVLEDNARTPSGVSYMLENREAMLRLFPRLLARHRLAPVNRYPEDLLTTLKAAAPDRAGPNPTVVILTPGAFNSAYYEHCFLADEMGVEVVEGADLFVDENVVFMRTTAGPRRVDVIYRRIDDDYLDPRAFRPDSMLGVPGLMAAYRAGNVALCNAPGCGIADDKAIYPFVPQMIRFYLNEDPKLANVPTYLCERDADRAYVLDHLDELVVKLAQGSGGYGMMIGPHATAAERADFAARIKARPADYIAQPTLALSTVPTLCANGVAPRHVDLRPFVLSTKDEVRIVPGGLTRVALREGSLVVNSSQGGGTKDTWVLENDPQEGGAQGAVAC; translated from the coding sequence GTGCGCGCCGCCTATGCCGCCGTCGCCGCCTGGCTGGAGCGCACCCCGCCTGCCGAGCTGGAGGCCAAGCGCGCCGAGGCCGAGCTGCTGTTTCGCCGTGTCGGCATCACCTTCGCCGTCTATGGCGAGGGCGGCGACCCGGAGCGGCTGATCCCCTTCGACATCATCCCCCGCGTGCTGGCCCGCAGCGAATGGGACCGGCTCAGCGCCGGCCTCTCCCAGCGCGTACGCGCGCTGAACGCCTTCCTGGCCGATGCCTATGGCAAGCAGGAAATTCTCAAGGCAGGCGTGATCCCGGCAAGCCTCGTCACCGGCAACGAACAGTTCCGGCCCGAGATGCAGGGTTTCCAGCCCCCCGGCGGCGTCTATACCCATATCGCGGGCATCGACCTGGTCCGCACCGGGCCGGACCAGTTCTATGTGCTGGAGGACAATGCGCGCACGCCGTCGGGCGTCTCCTACATGCTGGAAAACCGGGAGGCGATGCTGCGCCTCTTCCCGCGTTTGCTGGCGCGCCACCGGCTGGCGCCGGTGAACCGCTACCCCGAGGATTTGCTGACCACACTGAAGGCCGCGGCACCCGACCGCGCGGGGCCCAACCCCACCGTCGTGATCCTGACGCCGGGCGCCTTCAACAGCGCCTACTATGAGCACTGCTTCCTGGCCGACGAGATGGGCGTGGAGGTGGTGGAAGGCGCCGACCTCTTCGTGGACGAGAACGTGGTCTTCATGCGGACCACGGCCGGCCCGCGCCGGGTGGACGTGATCTACCGCCGCATTGATGACGACTACCTGGATCCGCGTGCCTTCCGCCCCGATTCCATGCTGGGCGTGCCCGGCCTCATGGCCGCCTATCGCGCGGGCAATGTGGCGCTGTGCAACGCGCCCGGCTGCGGCATCGCGGACGACAAGGCGATCTACCCCTTCGTTCCGCAGATGATCCGCTTCTACCTGAATGAGGACCCCAAGCTGGCCAATGTCCCCACCTATCTCTGCGAGCGCGACGCCGACCGCGCCTATGTGCTGGACCACCTGGATGAGCTGGTCGTGAAGCTCGCCCAGGGCTCCGGCGGCTATGGGATGATGATCGGCCCCCATGCCACGGCGGCCGAGCGCGCGGATTTCGCGGCGCGCATCAAGGCGCGGCCCGCGGACTACATCGCCCAGCCGACGCTCGCGCTCTCCACCGTGCCCACCCTCTGCGCGAACGGCGTGGCGCCGCGGCATGTGGACCTCAGGCCCTTCGTGCTCTCCACGAAGGATGAGGTGCGGATCGTCCCCGGCGGGCTGACGCGCGTGGCGCTGCGCGAGGGTTCGCTGGTGGTGAACTCCTCCCAGGGCGGCGGCACCAAGGACACCTGGGTGCTGGAGAACGACCCCCAAGAAGGCGGCGCGCAAGGAGCCGTGGCATGCTGA
- a CDS encoding thiamine pyrophosphate-binding protein — translation MDQTPQRLTGAQSVMACCAAAGMPAIFGVPGGGSSLDLIAAAKRQGIPFVLARTEGGAGIMAGALAELTHRPVGLLTTRGPGVSNAANAMANAALERAPVILFADGFPAAEARFTTHQWFDQAAMMAPVTSARLRAQEVPAGEATCAALEAALAAPRGPAYLELPGDVAGGAAVSGPDFRMPELPPPDAATIAAARRMIGQAQRPALVIGLEATAPARAAATRALVEALGAPALVTYKAKGVVPDRHPLFAGVFTGGEAEAPLLREADLIILLGADPVEFIGQAWRYAAPVLDFATAPRRLDYTPPALAMHGAWEAAAEELAGTCPARPWPTGEVARRRAAWAESLRNTAGGNRGMAPSEIVTTTQAALSGHPRVAVDAGAHMFPCTTFWECFAPGDLLISNGLATMGYALPAAIAAAWHDPARGALAFTGDGGLMMCLGELATAAAMKLNLTVVVFNDALLSLIDIKKGARDLPEGALDWPEADFAQVMRGMGGTAWRVADAAGLRAALAEAEATPGPRLIDVRTDPSSYPAQIKALRG, via the coding sequence ATGGATCAGACGCCACAGCGCCTCACCGGCGCGCAATCCGTCATGGCCTGCTGCGCCGCGGCCGGCATGCCGGCCATCTTCGGCGTTCCGGGCGGTGGATCGAGCCTCGACCTCATCGCCGCCGCAAAGCGCCAGGGCATTCCCTTCGTACTGGCCCGGACCGAGGGGGGTGCCGGTATCATGGCCGGGGCCCTGGCGGAGCTGACCCATCGGCCCGTCGGCCTGCTGACCACGCGGGGCCCGGGCGTGTCCAACGCCGCCAATGCCATGGCCAATGCGGCGCTGGAACGGGCGCCCGTGATCCTCTTCGCCGATGGCTTCCCGGCGGCCGAGGCGCGCTTCACCACCCACCAATGGTTCGACCAGGCGGCGATGATGGCGCCCGTCACCTCCGCGCGGCTCCGCGCCCAGGAGGTGCCGGCGGGCGAGGCCACATGCGCCGCACTCGAAGCCGCGCTGGCCGCCCCGCGCGGCCCCGCCTATCTCGAACTGCCGGGCGATGTGGCGGGCGGCGCGGCCGTGTCCGGACCCGACTTCCGCATGCCCGAACTGCCGCCCCCCGATGCGGCGACCATCGCCGCCGCGCGCCGGATGATCGGGCAGGCGCAGCGCCCCGCCCTGGTCATCGGGCTGGAGGCCACCGCCCCGGCCCGCGCCGCCGCGACCCGCGCCCTGGTGGAGGCGCTGGGGGCGCCGGCCCTCGTCACCTACAAGGCCAAGGGCGTGGTGCCGGACCGCCACCCCCTGTTCGCCGGCGTCTTCACGGGCGGCGAGGCCGAGGCGCCACTGCTGCGCGAGGCGGACCTGATCATCCTGCTGGGCGCGGACCCGGTGGAGTTCATCGGCCAGGCCTGGCGCTATGCCGCCCCCGTGCTCGATTTCGCCACCGCCCCGCGCCGGCTCGACTACACGCCGCCCGCCCTCGCCATGCATGGCGCCTGGGAGGCGGCGGCCGAGGAATTGGCCGGCACCTGCCCCGCCCGCCCCTGGCCCACCGGCGAAGTGGCGCGGCGCCGCGCCGCCTGGGCGGAGTCGCTACGAAACACGGCCGGCGGCAATCGTGGCATGGCGCCGTCGGAGATCGTGACCACCACCCAGGCAGCGCTATCCGGTCATCCGCGCGTCGCGGTGGATGCGGGGGCGCATATGTTCCCCTGCACGACCTTCTGGGAATGCTTCGCGCCCGGGGACCTGCTGATTTCCAACGGCCTCGCCACCATGGGCTATGCGCTGCCCGCGGCCATCGCCGCCGCCTGGCACGACCCCGCGCGGGGTGCCTTGGCCTTCACGGGCGATGGCGGGCTGATGATGTGCCTCGGCGAATTGGCCACCGCCGCCGCCATGAAGCTGAACCTGACGGTGGTGGTGTTCAACGACGCGCTGCTCTCGCTGATCGACATCAAGAAAGGCGCGCGTGACCTGCCCGAGGGCGCGCTGGACTGGCCCGAAGCCGATTTCGCGCAGGTGATGCGCGGCATGGGAGGGACGGCCTGGCGGGTGGCGGATGCGGCCGGGCTGCGCGCGGCATTGGCCGAGGCGGAGGCGACGCCCGGCCCGCGCCTCATTGATGTGCGCACCGACCCCTCCAGCTATCCGGCGCAGATCAAGGCGCTGCGGGGCTGA
- a CDS encoding enoyl-CoA hydratase, translating to MSRIEIEERGDIRHVIVANDAKLNTLNSPLLEALAEAFAVGPDTRAVVLAGEGPRAFIGGADIREMGAITTPEGGREFITRVHRVSAAIRACRVPVIARIQGWCLGAGMEIAAACDMRLASTAAKFGMPEVRVGIPSVVEAALLPGLIGWGRTRRLLLLAETIDAATAESWGFCERVVEPEALDGALDEWLHLLREAGPRAIADQKALIRAWEDLPLSQAIAAGIPAFARAFETDEPGRMMGQFLHRKR from the coding sequence ATGAGCCGCATCGAGATCGAGGAACGCGGCGACATCCGCCACGTCATCGTGGCCAATGACGCCAAGCTGAACACGCTGAACTCGCCGCTGCTGGAGGCGCTGGCCGAGGCCTTCGCGGTGGGGCCGGACACGCGCGCCGTGGTGCTGGCGGGCGAGGGGCCGCGCGCCTTCATCGGCGGCGCCGACATCCGCGAGATGGGCGCCATCACCACGCCGGAGGGCGGGCGCGAATTCATCACCCGGGTCCATCGCGTGAGTGCCGCCATCCGTGCCTGCCGCGTGCCCGTCATCGCGCGCATCCAGGGCTGGTGCCTGGGCGCGGGGATGGAGATCGCGGCGGCCTGTGACATGCGGCTTGCTTCCACCGCCGCGAAATTCGGCATGCCGGAGGTGCGCGTGGGTATCCCTTCGGTGGTCGAGGCCGCGCTGCTGCCGGGCCTGATCGGCTGGGGCCGCACGCGCCGCCTGCTGCTGCTGGCCGAGACCATAGATGCCGCCACCGCCGAATCCTGGGGCTTCTGCGAGCGGGTGGTGGAACCGGAGGCGCTGGACGGCGCCCTCGACGAATGGCTGCACCTGCTGCGGGAGGCCGGCCCGCGCGCCATCGCCGACCAGAAGGCGCTGATCCGCGCCTGGGAGGATTTGCCGCTGAGCCAGGCCATCGCCGCAGGCATCCCCGCCTTCGCCCGCGCCTTCGAGACCGACGAGCCGGGGCGGATGATGGGGCAGTTTCTTCATCGGAAGCGCTGA
- a CDS encoding flavin-dependent oxidoreductase — translation MTAPVLIAGGGVGGLTLALSLHERGIPCEVFEAAPEVKQLGVGINTLPHAIRELSALGLLEALDAIAIRTRELRYLDRFGNRIWTEARGLHAGHEAPQFSIHRGRLHGALWQAAMERLGPARIHTNKRLQGYMQDRSAVTVRFTDGSTRRGKALVGADGIHSALRALMHPHDGGIRWNGIQMWRGAVDWPVFEGGDVMTVAGDMREKLVLYPIAAGATPQTRLTNWVVCAQIGDATQPPPRREDWSRPGRLEDVLPHVQRFRVPWLDVEALVRATPEFWEYPMCDRDPLPHWTEGRVTLLGDAAHPMYPVGSNGASQAILDARLLARLLGEMTVPKALAAYEAERLPATREIVLANRRGGPERVVDVVSERAPEGFADIAQVIAQDELAAIARGYAQMTGARR, via the coding sequence ATGACGGCACCGGTGCTGATCGCGGGCGGGGGCGTGGGCGGGCTGACGCTGGCCCTCTCCCTGCATGAGCGCGGCATTCCGTGCGAGGTCTTCGAGGCCGCGCCCGAGGTGAAGCAGCTCGGCGTCGGCATCAACACCCTTCCGCACGCCATCCGGGAATTGTCCGCGCTGGGATTGCTGGAGGCGCTGGACGCCATCGCCATCCGCACCCGCGAGTTGCGCTACCTCGACCGCTTCGGCAACCGCATCTGGACCGAGGCGCGCGGGCTGCATGCGGGGCATGAGGCGCCGCAATTCTCCATCCATCGCGGGCGGCTGCACGGCGCGCTGTGGCAGGCGGCGATGGAACGCCTGGGACCCGCGCGCATCCACACCAACAAGCGGCTGCAAGGCTATATGCAGGACAGAAGCGCGGTGACGGTGCGCTTCACCGATGGCAGCACGCGGCGCGGCAAGGCGCTGGTGGGGGCGGATGGCATCCACTCCGCCCTGCGCGCGCTGATGCACCCGCATGATGGCGGCATCCGCTGGAACGGCATCCAGATGTGGCGGGGCGCGGTGGATTGGCCCGTCTTCGAGGGCGGCGACGTGATGACGGTGGCCGGCGACATGCGGGAGAAGCTGGTGCTCTACCCCATCGCCGCCGGCGCCACGCCGCAGACGCGCCTGACGAACTGGGTGGTCTGCGCCCAGATCGGCGATGCCACGCAGCCGCCGCCGCGCCGCGAGGATTGGTCGCGCCCCGGCCGGCTGGAGGATGTGCTGCCCCATGTGCAGCGCTTCCGCGTGCCCTGGCTGGATGTGGAGGCGCTGGTCCGTGCCACGCCCGAATTCTGGGAATATCCCATGTGCGACCGTGACCCGCTGCCGCACTGGACCGAGGGCCGCGTCACGCTGCTGGGCGACGCCGCGCACCCCATGTATCCGGTGGGCTCCAATGGCGCCTCCCAGGCCATATTGGATGCGCGGCTGCTGGCGCGGTTGCTGGGCGAAATGACCGTGCCAAAGGCCCTGGCCGCCTATGAGGCCGAACGCCTGCCCGCCACGCGCGAGATCGTGCTCGCCAACCGTCGCGGCGGGCCCGAGCGCGTGGTGGATGTGGTCAGCGAACGCGCGCCCGAGGGCTTCGCCGACATCGCGCAGGTGATCGCACAGGACGAACTCGCCGCCATCGCGCGCGGCTATGCCCAAATGACAGGAGCCCGCCGATGA
- a CDS encoding RidA family protein, translated as MPLTKLHPQGWPRPRGHTHGWAGSGRLVVLGGQVGCDSEGRFPTGFVDQARQALSNILAVLAEAGGGAPDLARMTWFVLSLRDYQANLPALGDAWREVMGTHFPAMTFVQVSALVEPEALLEIEATAILTDRP; from the coding sequence ATGCCGCTCACCAAGCTCCATCCGCAAGGCTGGCCCCGCCCGCGCGGGCACACCCATGGCTGGGCCGGCAGCGGCCGCCTGGTGGTGCTGGGCGGCCAGGTGGGCTGCGACAGCGAGGGGCGCTTCCCCACGGGCTTCGTGGACCAGGCGCGCCAGGCCCTGTCCAACATCCTGGCCGTGCTGGCCGAAGCCGGCGGCGGCGCGCCCGACCTCGCGCGCATGACCTGGTTCGTGCTGAGCCTGCGCGACTACCAGGCGAACCTGCCCGCACTGGGCGATGCCTGGCGCGAGGTGATGGGCACGCATTTCCCGGCCATGACCTTCGTGCAGGTCTCGGCGCTGGTGGAGCCCGAGGCGCTGCTGGAAATCGAGGCCACCGCCATCCTCACCGACCGGCCATGA
- the queG gene encoding tRNA epoxyqueuosine(34) reductase QueG, with product MNVAAEIRAEALRLGFDAVGFTRAHLPEEARARLDASLAAGHHGSMEWMERRVEQRAHPQALWPEAVSVISLGQNYGPDYDPLASLAQPSRATISCYAQGRDYHDVVKKRLKALGQWMARRFKGEPLKVFVDTAPVMEKPLAQQAGLGWQGKHSNLVSREWGSWLFLGEIYTTLDLPPEAPERDHCGTCRACLDACPTSAFPAPYVLDARRCLSYLTIEHHGPIPEEFRAAMGNRIYGCDDCLAACPWNKFARAAAEMALHPRGEVAPPLAELAELDDAAFRARFAGSPIKRIGRNRFLRNVAIAIGNSGDAALRPAAQTLARDPDPVLAEAAAWALERLPA from the coding sequence ATGAACGTCGCGGCGGAAATCCGCGCCGAGGCGTTGCGGCTGGGCTTTGATGCGGTGGGCTTCACCCGCGCCCATTTGCCGGAGGAGGCGCGCGCGCGGCTCGATGCCAGCCTCGCCGCCGGCCATCATGGCAGCATGGAATGGATGGAGCGACGCGTGGAGCAGCGCGCCCATCCCCAGGCCCTGTGGCCGGAGGCGGTCAGCGTCATCAGCCTCGGCCAGAATTACGGCCCCGATTACGACCCGCTGGCGAGCCTCGCACAGCCCTCCCGCGCCACGATCTCCTGCTACGCCCAGGGGCGCGACTATCACGACGTCGTGAAGAAGCGCCTCAAGGCGCTTGGGCAATGGATGGCACGGCGCTTCAAGGGCGAGCCGCTGAAGGTCTTCGTGGACACCGCCCCCGTCATGGAAAAGCCACTGGCGCAGCAGGCGGGGCTGGGCTGGCAGGGCAAGCACAGCAACCTGGTCAGCCGCGAATGGGGGTCCTGGCTGTTCCTGGGCGAGATCTACACCACACTCGACCTTCCGCCCGAGGCGCCCGAGCGCGACCATTGCGGCACCTGCCGCGCCTGCCTGGATGCCTGCCCGACATCCGCCTTCCCCGCGCCCTATGTGCTGGATGCGCGGCGCTGCCTCTCCTACCTCACCATCGAGCACCACGGCCCCATTCCGGAGGAATTCCGCGCTGCCATGGGCAACCGCATCTATGGCTGCGATGACTGCCTGGCCGCCTGCCCCTGGAACAAATTCGCCCGCGCAGCCGCCGAGATGGCGCTGCACCCGCGCGGCGAAGTGGCCCCACCCCTGGCCGAGCTGGCCGAACTGGACGATGCCGCCTTCCGCGCACGCTTTGCGGGCAGCCCCATCAAGCGGATCGGCCGCAACCGCTTCCTGCGCAACGTCGCCATCGCCATCGGCAACAGCGGCGATGCGGCGCTGCGCCCCGCCGCGCAGACACTGGCGCGCGACCCCGACCCCGTGCTGGCCGAGGCCGCCGCCTGGGCCCTGGAAAGGCTTCCCGCATGA
- the queC gene encoding 7-cyano-7-deazaguanine synthase QueC — MRDDAALVLFSGGQDSATCLAWALDRFAHVETLGFDYGQRHRVELDCRGALRDGMASPRLGEDHLLDLGVLGALSDTALTREAEIALREDGLPTTFVPGRNLIFLTFAAALATRRGLRHIVTGVCETDYSGYPDCRDDTIKALQVAINLGMASRFVLHTPLMWRDKPATWRLAERLGGTALVELIRRESHSCYKGVRDVLHPWGHGCGECPACELRAAGWAGYVSGSAHPRFGS, encoded by the coding sequence ATGAGAGACGATGCCGCGCTTGTCCTGTTCTCCGGTGGGCAGGACAGCGCCACCTGCCTCGCCTGGGCGCTGGACCGCTTCGCCCATGTGGAGACGCTGGGCTTCGACTATGGCCAGCGCCACCGCGTGGAACTCGATTGCCGCGGCGCGCTGCGCGACGGCATGGCGAGCCCGCGCCTGGGCGAGGACCACCTGCTGGACCTCGGCGTGCTGGGCGCGCTGTCGGACACGGCCCTGACGCGCGAGGCCGAGATCGCGCTGCGCGAAGATGGCCTGCCCACCACCTTCGTCCCCGGCCGCAACCTGATCTTCCTGACCTTCGCGGCCGCGCTGGCGACACGGCGGGGCCTGCGCCACATCGTCACCGGCGTCTGCGAGACGGATTACTCGGGCTACCCCGATTGCCGCGACGACACCATCAAGGCGCTTCAGGTGGCCATCAACCTCGGCATGGCCTCCCGCTTCGTGCTGCACACGCCGCTGATGTGGCGGGACAAGCCAGCCACCTGGCGGCTGGCGGAGCGCCTCGGCGGCACAGCGCTGGTGGAACTGATCCGGCGCGAGAGCCATTCCTGCTACAAGGGCGTGCGCGACGTGCTGCACCCCTGGGGCCATGGCTGTGGCGAATGCCCGGCCTGCGAGCTGCGCGCCGCCGGCTGGGCGGGCTATGTCAGCGGATCGGCTCATCCCAGATTCGGGTCGTGA
- a CDS encoding N-acyl-D-amino-acid deacylase family protein, translating into MPLRCDLVIRDATVLDGTGAPRFTADVAVEGDRVVAVGELGSASGQAELDAKGLALAPGFIDAHTHDDRAVLCGPNCLHCKSSQGVTTVVVGNCGVSLAPTRMSKRPPPPLDLLGDESWFTLGSFGEYAEALAKNPPAVNTLAFCGAQSLRVEAMEGDVYRAAKDHEIARMQGRLRESLRQGACGFTTGLYYAPNAQATTEECIAIASVLAEEGGLYATHMRDEADHVLDSIRETLRVGREAGREGAPLEVVISHHKCSMSENFGRSRETLALMDTLGQDQPVAFDVYPYPAGSTVLMPDKLRQDVKVQITWSVPHPDQAGRDLDDIAQDWGMTRRAAAEKLQPAGAISFMMDEADVQRIMAHPRSMIGSDGIPHDEKPHPRLWGTFPRVLGRYVRDLQLFSLETAIHKMTGRTAQIFGIPDRGVIRAGAFADLVLFDPTRVRDHATYKNPTALSEGVVKVWCNGIPTFEEGAETTTAAAGRFLGNPRLKAA; encoded by the coding sequence ATGCCCCTGCGTTGTGATCTGGTGATCCGGGACGCCACCGTGCTGGATGGCACCGGCGCCCCCCGCTTCACCGCCGATGTGGCGGTGGAGGGCGACCGTGTGGTGGCCGTGGGCGAACTCGGCTCGGCCTCCGGCCAGGCGGAGCTGGACGCCAAGGGCCTGGCCCTCGCCCCCGGCTTCATTGACGCCCACACCCATGACGACCGGGCCGTGCTCTGCGGCCCGAACTGTCTGCACTGCAAGTCGAGCCAGGGCGTCACCACCGTGGTGGTGGGCAATTGCGGCGTCAGCCTCGCGCCCACCCGCATGAGCAAGCGCCCCCCGCCGCCACTGGACCTGCTGGGCGATGAGAGCTGGTTCACGCTCGGCAGCTTCGGCGAATACGCGGAGGCCTTGGCCAAGAACCCGCCCGCCGTGAACACGCTGGCCTTCTGCGGCGCGCAGTCGCTCCGCGTCGAGGCCATGGAGGGCGATGTCTACCGCGCCGCGAAGGACCACGAGATCGCGCGCATGCAGGGTCGCCTTCGCGAAAGCCTGCGCCAGGGCGCCTGCGGCTTCACCACCGGCCTCTACTACGCGCCCAATGCCCAGGCGACGACCGAGGAATGCATCGCCATCGCCTCGGTGCTGGCGGAGGAGGGCGGCCTCTACGCCACCCATATGCGCGACGAGGCCGACCATGTGCTGGACAGCATCCGCGAGACGCTGCGGGTGGGGCGCGAGGCGGGGCGCGAGGGCGCGCCGCTGGAGGTCGTCATCAGCCACCACAAATGCTCGATGAGCGAGAATTTCGGTCGCTCGCGCGAGACGCTGGCCCTGATGGACACGCTGGGCCAGGACCAGCCGGTGGCCTTCGACGTCTATCCTTATCCGGCCGGCTCCACCGTGCTCATGCCCGACAAGCTGCGCCAGGATGTGAAGGTCCAGATCACCTGGTCGGTGCCGCACCCGGACCAGGCGGGGCGGGACCTCGATGACATCGCGCAGGATTGGGGCATGACGCGGCGCGCGGCGGCCGAGAAGCTCCAGCCTGCCGGCGCCATCAGCTTCATGATGGACGAGGCCGATGTGCAGCGCATCATGGCTCACCCGCGCAGCATGATCGGCAGCGATGGCATCCCGCATGACGAGAAGCCGCACCCGCGCCTCTGGGGCACCTTCCCCCGGGTGCTGGGCCGCTATGTGCGCGACTTGCAGCTGTTCAGCCTGGAAACCGCCATCCACAAGATGACGGGCCGCACCGCGCAGATCTTCGGCATACCCGACCGCGGGGTGATCCGCGCCGGCGCCTTCGCGGACCTGGTGCTGTTCGACCCGACGCGGGTGCGCGACCACGCGACCTACAAGAACCCCACCGCGCTGTCGGAAGGTGTTGTGAAGGTGTGGTGCAACGGCATCCCGACCTTCGAGGAAGGTGCGGAGACGACCACCGCCGCCGCCGGCCGCTTCCTCGGCAACCCGAGGCTGAAGGCCGCCTGA
- a CDS encoding DctP family TRAP transporter solute-binding subunit, with amino-acid sequence MFRRTALAAGLTALLAGPAAAQTQITIQHPLPLNSHYGAGATALKEAFERAAGSRYRVVIQRNDNEREAIESVQIGTIECVITSTGPVGNFVPDTRNLDVPFLFRDSAHARGVLDGPIGQELLSRFNARGLAGVAWMENGFRHLTNSRREVNNPADIRGLKVRTMENQVHMRAFSTLGALPTPMAFSELVPALQQGTVDGQENPIPVIVANNLNQVQRFLTLTSHVYSPAVLICNPAMLARMSAADRTAFQEAARAGVAANRARVTADEESGVEELRRRGMTVVTTVNTAAFQEALAPAFAEYERTLNAALLRRIRDWQPN; translated from the coding sequence ATGTTCCGCCGCACCGCCCTGGCCGCCGGGCTCACCGCCCTGCTGGCCGGCCCCGCCGCCGCCCAGACCCAGATCACCATCCAGCACCCGCTGCCGCTGAACAGCCATTACGGCGCCGGCGCAACCGCCTTGAAGGAGGCCTTCGAGCGCGCGGCCGGCAGCCGCTACCGCGTCGTCATCCAGCGCAATGACAATGAGCGCGAGGCGATCGAGAGCGTGCAGATCGGCACGATCGAATGCGTCATCACCTCCACCGGCCCGGTCGGCAACTTCGTGCCCGACACGCGCAACCTGGACGTGCCCTTCCTGTTCCGCGACAGCGCCCATGCCCGCGGCGTGCTGGACGGGCCGATTGGCCAGGAGTTGCTGTCCCGCTTCAACGCCCGGGGCCTCGCGGGCGTGGCCTGGATGGAGAACGGCTTCCGCCACCTCACCAATTCCCGGCGCGAAGTGAACAACCCCGCCGATATCCGCGGGCTGAAGGTGCGGACCATGGAGAACCAGGTGCATATGCGGGCCTTCTCCACGCTGGGCGCGCTGCCCACGCCGATGGCCTTCAGCGAACTGGTGCCCGCGCTCCAGCAGGGCACGGTGGATGGGCAGGAGAACCCCATCCCCGTCATCGTGGCCAACAACCTGAACCAGGTGCAGCGCTTCCTGACGCTGACCAGCCACGTCTATTCGCCGGCCGTACTGATCTGCAATCCGGCCATGCTGGCCCGCATGTCGGCCGCCGACCGGACGGCCTTCCAGGAAGCGGCCCGCGCGGGTGTGGCCGCCAACCGGGCGCGCGTGACGGCCGATGAGGAATCGGGCGTGGAGGAGCTGCGCCGGCGCGGCATGACGGTGGTGACGACCGTGAACACCGCCGCCTTCCAGGAGGCCCTGGCCCCGGCCTTCGCCGAATATGAGCGCACCCTGAACGCGGCCCTGCTGCGCCGCATCCGGGACTGGCAGCCGAACTGA
- the dctP gene encoding TRAP transporter substrate-binding protein DctP gives MFRRSALAAGIAAFLAGPAIAQTQITIQHALPANSHTGVGPAAIKEVFERLTNGRYRVVAQRNDNEREMVESVQIGTIDCTFTSTGPVGNFVPEVRIFDVPFLFRDTAHARGVLDSEIGQQVLARFSARGLHGVIWTENGFRHLTNSRREVNAPADLRGLKVRTMENQVHMRAFTVLGALPTPMAFSELVPALQQGTVDGQENPISVIVANNLNQVQRYMTLTNHVYSPSVMICNPGLMQRMTPADREHFMTAARAAQRANRDRVTQDDANGVELLRSRGMTVVTTVNTAAFQEALAPAFAEWERSLDAALLRRIRDWRPN, from the coding sequence ATGTTCCGACGTTCGGCGCTGGCGGCGGGTATCGCCGCTTTCCTGGCCGGCCCCGCCATCGCCCAGACGCAGATCACCATCCAGCACGCCCTTCCGGCCAACAGCCACACCGGCGTGGGCCCCGCCGCCATCAAGGAAGTCTTTGAACGGCTGACCAATGGCCGCTACCGCGTGGTGGCCCAGCGCAACGACAATGAGCGCGAGATGGTCGAGAGCGTGCAGATCGGCACCATCGACTGCACCTTCACCTCCACCGGTCCCGTCGGCAACTTCGTGCCGGAGGTCCGCATCTTCGACGTGCCCTTCCTGTTCCGCGACACCGCCCATGCCCGCGGCGTGCTGGACAGCGAGATCGGCCAGCAGGTGCTGGCCCGCTTCAGCGCGCGCGGCCTGCACGGCGTGATCTGGACCGAAAACGGCTTCCGCCACCTGACGAATTCCCGTCGCGAGGTGAATGCGCCGGCGGACCTGCGCGGCCTCAAGGTCCGCACCATGGAGAACCAGGTCCATATGCGGGCCTTCACGGTGCTGGGTGCCCTGCCCACGCCCATGGCCTTCAGCGAACTGGTGCCCGCCCTGCAGCAGGGCACGGTGGATGGGCAGGAGAACCCGATCTCGGTGATCGTGGCGAACAACCTGAACCAGGTGCAGCGCTACATGACGCTGACGAACCACGTCTATTCGCCCTCCGTCATGATCTGCAACCCGGGCCTCATGCAGCGCATGACCCCGGCCGACCGCGAGCATTTCATGACCGCGGCCCGCGCCGCCCAGCGCGCCAACCGCGACCGCGTGACCCAGGATGACGCGAACGGCGTGGAACTGCTCCGCAGCCGCGGCATGACCGTGGTGACGACGGTGAACACGGCCGCCTTCCAGGAAGCCCTGGCCCCCGCCTTCGCCGAATGGGAGCGCAGCCTGGACGCCGCCCTGCTGCGCCGCATCCGCGACTGGCGCCCGAACTGA